The DNA sequence TCGACAGGCACTGCAAGCACGGCACAGCAAGAAGGGCACGGCGACGTGGCAAGGGTTCGGACGGGAGTACGTGCGGTGGGTGCCGTGCTGGTTGCGGTGCTCGGGGCGTCCCTCGTGGGATGCAGCAGCACCGGCGGCAAGCGCGCCGAGGACGCGCGCAAGGCGGCGCAGGCGTCGGGCAGGGCCGCGGTGGACACGCCGCGCTGGACCTTCGCGATGATCACCCACTCGGGCGACGGCGACACCTTCTGGGACATCGTCCAGAACGGTGCCAAGCAGGCCGCCGTCAAGGACAACATCAAGTTCCTGTACTCGCACCACGACGAGGCGCAGCAGCAGGCCCAGCTCGTGGACGCGGCCATCGACAAGAAGGTCGACGGAATCATCGTCACGCTCGCCAAGCCGGACGCGATGAAGGCCGCCGTGGCCCGCGCCCGCAAGGCCGGCATCCCGGTGGTGACCGTGAACTCGGGCTCGGAGGAGTCCAAGGAGTTCGGCGCCCTGACCCACATCGGCCAGGACGAGACCATCGCGGGCGAGGCCGTCGGCGACGAGCTGAACGAGCGGGGCAGGAAGAAGGCCCTGTGCGTCCTGCACGAGCAGGGCAACGTCGGCCACGAGCAGCGCTGCGAGGGCGCCAAGAAGACCTTCAAGGGCGAGATGAAGAACCTGTACGTCGAGGGCACCAACATGCCCGACGTGCAGTCCTCCATCGAGGCCAGGCTCCAGTCCGACAAGGACATCGACGCGGTGGTCACGCTCGGCGCGCCGTTCGCCGACACGGCCGTGAAGGCCAAGGAGGGCGCGAACAGCAAGGCCGAGATCGACACCTTCGACCTGAACGAGAAGGTCGCAGGCGGCCTGAAGTCCGGCAGCCTCGGCTTCGCCGTCGACCAGCAGCCCTACCTCCAGGGCTACGAGGCCGTGGACCTGCTGTGGCTCTACAAGTACAACGCCGACGTCCTCGGCGGCGGCAAGCCGGTCCTCACCGGCCCGCAGATCGTCACCAAGGACCAGGCGGGCGAGCTCGAGGACTACGCGAAGCGGGGGACCCGATGAGCGCGACCGCACCAGCACCGCACAAGCCCGCGCAGGAGGCGGACGAGCGCCTCCTGACGACCTCCCCCCTCAAGAAGCTGCTCGGCCGCCCCGAGCTGGGCTCGGTCGTCGGGGCCGTGGCGGTCTTCCTGTTCTTCGCGATCGTCGCGGACAGCTTCCTCCAGGCCAACAGCATCGCCACCGTCCTCTACGCGGCCTCCACGATCGGCATCATGGCGGTCCCGGTGGCGCTGCTGATGATCGGCGGCGAGTTCGACCTGTCGGCGGGCGTCATGGTCACGACGTCCGCACTGATCTCGTCGATGTTCAGCTACCAGATGACCGCGAACGTCTGGGTCGGCGTCGGCGTCTCGCTGCTCGCGACCCTCGCCATCGGCGTGTTCAACGGCGTCATGCTGACCCGCACCGACCCGCCGAGCTTCATCATCACGCTCGGTACGTTCCTGA is a window from the Streptomyces spectabilis genome containing:
- a CDS encoding sugar ABC transporter substrate-binding protein; translation: MARVRTGVRAVGAVLVAVLGASLVGCSSTGGKRAEDARKAAQASGRAAVDTPRWTFAMITHSGDGDTFWDIVQNGAKQAAVKDNIKFLYSHHDEAQQQAQLVDAAIDKKVDGIIVTLAKPDAMKAAVARARKAGIPVVTVNSGSEESKEFGALTHIGQDETIAGEAVGDELNERGRKKALCVLHEQGNVGHEQRCEGAKKTFKGEMKNLYVEGTNMPDVQSSIEARLQSDKDIDAVVTLGAPFADTAVKAKEGANSKAEIDTFDLNEKVAGGLKSGSLGFAVDQQPYLQGYEAVDLLWLYKYNADVLGGGKPVLTGPQIVTKDQAGELEDYAKRGTR